The Callospermophilus lateralis isolate mCalLat2 chromosome 15, mCalLat2.hap1, whole genome shotgun sequence genome window below encodes:
- the Rgs10 gene encoding regulator of G-protein signaling 10 isoform X2 — translation MEYIHDSDGSSSSSHQSLKTTAKWATSLESLLEDPEGVKRFREFLKKEFSEENVLFWLACEDFKKLQDKKQMQEKAKEIYVTFLSNKASSQVNVEGQSRLNEKILEEPHPLMFQKLQDQIFNLMKYDSYSRFLKSDLFLKYKRTEEEEEDEPDAQTAAKRASRIYNT, via the exons AT ACATCCATGACAGTGATGGCAGTTCCAGCAGCAGCCACCAGAGCCTCAAGACCACGGCCAAGTGGGCCACCTCCCTGGAGAGTCTGCTGGAAGACCCCGAAGGCGTGAAGAGATTCCGG GAATTTTTGAAAAAGGAATTCAGTGAAGAAAATGTTTTGTTCTGGCTAGCATGTGAAGATTTTAAGAAATTGCAAGATAAGAAGCAG ATGCAGGAAAAGGCCAAGGAGATCTACGTGACCTTTCTGTCCAACAAGGCCTCATCCCAAGTCAACGTGGAGGGGCAGTCTCGGCTcaacgagaagatcctggaagaaccACACCCTCTGATGTTCCAGAAACTCCAGGACCAG ATCTTCAACCTCATGAAGTACGACAGCTACAGTCGCTTCTTAAAGTCTgacttgtttttgaaatacaagcgaaccgaggaagaggaagaagatgaaCCCGATGCTCAAACTGCAGCTAAACGAGCTTCCAGAATTTATAACACATGA
- the Rgs10 gene encoding regulator of G-protein signaling 10 isoform X1 has protein sequence MFNRAVSRLSRKRPPSDIHDSDGSSSSSHQSLKTTAKWATSLESLLEDPEGVKRFREFLKKEFSEENVLFWLACEDFKKLQDKKQMQEKAKEIYVTFLSNKASSQVNVEGQSRLNEKILEEPHPLMFQKLQDQIFNLMKYDSYSRFLKSDLFLKYKRTEEEEEDEPDAQTAAKRASRIYNT, from the exons ACATCCATGACAGTGATGGCAGTTCCAGCAGCAGCCACCAGAGCCTCAAGACCACGGCCAAGTGGGCCACCTCCCTGGAGAGTCTGCTGGAAGACCCCGAAGGCGTGAAGAGATTCCGG GAATTTTTGAAAAAGGAATTCAGTGAAGAAAATGTTTTGTTCTGGCTAGCATGTGAAGATTTTAAGAAATTGCAAGATAAGAAGCAG ATGCAGGAAAAGGCCAAGGAGATCTACGTGACCTTTCTGTCCAACAAGGCCTCATCCCAAGTCAACGTGGAGGGGCAGTCTCGGCTcaacgagaagatcctggaagaaccACACCCTCTGATGTTCCAGAAACTCCAGGACCAG ATCTTCAACCTCATGAAGTACGACAGCTACAGTCGCTTCTTAAAGTCTgacttgtttttgaaatacaagcgaaccgaggaagaggaagaagatgaaCCCGATGCTCAAACTGCAGCTAAACGAGCTTCCAGAATTTATAACACATGA